A stretch of DNA from Archocentrus centrarchus isolate MPI-CPG fArcCen1 unplaced genomic scaffold, fArcCen1 scaffold_204_ctg1, whole genome shotgun sequence:
AACGGTGGTAGAAATTAACCATGCCTAGAAACTCCTGCAGGGCTTTGACAGTGACTGGGCGTGGAAAAGTGGTGATGGCCTCGACTTTTGACGGAAGAGGAACGACCCCATCCTTCGTGACTCTGTGCCCCAGAAAGTCTATGGTGGACAGGCCAAACTCGCACTTGGCTGGATTGATGATGAGCCCGTGCTCGGTCAGCCGCTCGAACAACGTGCGAAGGTGCACAAGGTGCTCTGAAGGTGATGAACTGGCCACCAGGATGTCATCCAGGTACACAAACAGGAAAGGGAGATCTCGTAGCACAGAGTCCATGAGCCGCTGGAAAGTCTGAGCAGCATTCTTGAGGCCGAATGGTGTGCGCAGGAACTCAAATAATCCAAACGGTGTGATTACAGCTGTTTTTGGGATGTCGAGTGGGTGTACGGGCACCTGATGGTATCCTCTGATCAggtccacctttgaaaaaatgacCATACCGGCCAGGTGCGCTGAAAAATCCTGGATGTGTGGCACTGGGTAGCGGTCAGgcgttgtcgcgtcgttgagcCGTCGGTAGTCCCCGCAAGGACGCCAGCCCCCTCCGGGTTTAGGGACGAGGTGAAGGGGGGAGGCCCAAGGGCTGTTGGAGCGTCGAACAATCCCCATACGCTCCATGGACTCGAACTCCGCCTTGGCCACGGCAAGCTTGCTTGGCTTGAGGCGCCGAGCACGAGCGTATACAGGCGGGCCAGTGGTGTCAATGTGATGCTCGACACCGTGCTTGGCTGTGGAAGAGGAGAAGGTGGGCTGTGTGAGTGCTGGAAACTCAGCAAGCAGATGCTGGAAACTGTCCGTGACAGAGAGCAGGCTGGAGAGGTGTACTGCGTCAGAGGCTCCGAGCGTGCATGCATAAGAGCAGAAGGTAACGGCGTTGATCAAGCGCTGATTTTTAACGTCCACCAACAGCccatatgcacacaaaaaatcTGCCCCTAAGAGGGGAACAGCGACTTTGGCAGTCACAAAGTCCCAGCCAAAGCGTTGCCCCCCAAAACACAGTTCAACATGTCTTGTGCCGTACGTACGGATGGGGCTGCCATTAGCGGCTTCCATGGGGGGGCCGTGGGTGTCAGCTACAACGTCCACTTGTGAAGCAGGCAGGAGACTGCGCTGCGCCCCTGTGTCGCAGAGGAAACGCCGGCCGGAAATGGAGTCGTGGATGAAGAGCAGCCTGCCGACATGGCCGACGCTCACGGCCACTAACGAGCGCCGGCCTTGGCGTTTCCCACCCCgctgaagctgcagggagaGCGGCATCGTTTGGCCTTGGAGCCAAACCTGGCATGGTAGTAGCACAAACCGGAAGACGGCTGCCGACGCGGGGCTGCTGCTGCGACGAGCGTGTGATCATTCCGTACTTCGGAGAAATCACCGGCAGGGAGGGAGGCAGCCGCGCAAGGCTGCTGACTAGCCAGGAAGCACTTGTCGGCTTCCGCAGCCAGTTCTCTGCAATCAGTGCTGACAGTGTTGGCTAAAGCGGCTCTCACGTAGGCAGGCAGTTGGCGCAGGAAAAGGTGTACGAAAAGGAAATCCTGCTTATTGTCACCGAGCAGAGCGAGCATGCGGTCCATGAGCTCCGAGGGCTTGCTGTCACCGAGCccttgaagagaaaaaaacctATTGGCCCTCTCGGCGTCGGACAGTCCGAATGTTTACAGTAAGTATTCCTTCAGAGTTTCATACTTTCTTGTTGGAGGAGGGTGAGTAAGAAGGCTCACCACTCTCGATGCCGTAGAACTGCCCAGGGCCGATACCACGTAGTAGTATTTAGTTTCGTCGGCGGTTATCTGGCGTAAGGCAAACTGTGCCTCAGTCTGAGCAAACCAGGCTGAAGCAGACGATTCCCAGAATTCGGGTAGCTTGAGAGACACAGCGTTGGCGGTCATGGTGATCTGGATACGTCCAGTAACAAACGTCGGGGTCACCAGTGTGGAAGTTAACCTTGCGTGGAAAAACGAACGGGAAACTTCTCACTTTAAGACTCCGTGAGTCGTGTTTattaacacaggaaaaaaactagccaaaaaacaccaacagcaaaaaagaCGTCATCGGGACTCTTAAAGAGACCGCGACCATTACATGAATCACAACATTAAAGACGGTGAACAAACAACCTAACCATAACCATAACCATAACCGGACATGTATACAAAAGTGAATTATGCCATCAGTGTTGATAGCACTACAGcaacctttttttctctctctcattttttccccccatgtcccttgcggggttccgtaATTCTAGGCTCAGCAACTGAGACGAGAGAATCCaccgcctgcccctttccttctgttacaatctgtgtgtcagaccatggcagacaGCTAcgtgcaccacacagcaggcagagggcgcccattaccccacaagtggagttgtgtggtaggcgctgctgcggccattgcaatgcgttggggggaatgggcggtcatgccgccctagatgaaaagccgccctgggcggctgcccatgtcgcccatatcagaaaccgctgCTGTGCTttaccatcatcaccaccactggGGTaccccagctgccacagggtgagaggcagggtaattcaattcagttccattttatttgtatagctcCTCAAGgtactttgtattgtaggttaagaccctgcaataatacagagcaaacccaacagtcaaaacgaccctctatcagcaagtacttggtgacagtgggaaggaaaaaaatcagctgaaggctggAGGTTCAACATGAATCATTTTAATAGATTGAATATGTGAAAAGTATGAGACTACATTATGGTTAGGTGGAAAAGGCTCCAGTTTCTAtcaagtgctgctgctgtcaggatCACAGCCAGCCTATTTGGTCCACAGTGTGCTGTTCATAGGTAACTGTTGAAGTTTTGAAATACACTGCACCAAGTGCTTGtgtgtggtaaatggactggtacctATATAATGCTTCCTACTAACACTCAAGCCCCATTCACCCAAGCACACATTCATACGAGTGCTTCTGTCCAACATTCACGGACACACTCAacactctgatgaatgcatcCGGGGGAACTCAAGGTTCAGCATCTGCTCAAGGATACTTGACATGCTGGTAAGTGAGtggctctacttcctgagccacagtttccccaaatgtgcatgtgtgcgtttgtgtgtattCTGCAGGGCTGCTCATTAAGCCTCTGCAGTGGGGGTTCACCACAGGCCATATGCAGCTCTTGAACGTTACAGACACGAACCCAGTAGACACACAGGTCAGCATGCTGCTTCGACCACAGACTGCCTCAGctaataaagcagcagtgaagaGCCTCCTGGTTTCCAAGTTAAACTATTGTGTGATTCAGTTATTCAGCATGTTTCTTTTGTCTATTTTACTGAAAATGCTTTCATTGATTTTTTACTACTTGCTTACCATGGATTGTGGTTACAGTCATTTCTCCTGTAGCCTAATATTTAAGCTCATTTACAACTCTTTTTCTGTTGATCACAGTTACTGTTCCTGAtgaataataaattaataaattaaatcaatgCCTGGTCCTTCAAAATTGTCCAtagcttaaaaaaatatgtttaggGGAAAAAGGGAAGAAATATCTGACCTTGGTTTCTAGTCTCAGAGGTTTTGTCAGCAGTTTTGCATCTTTTTGGTCTATGATATATGATATATGACTAAAATTACAATATTATTTATCTCTCAActtgaaaagaaaggaaaagctaATTGGTTCAAGTCTAGTGTTCGTAAGAGAAACCTTAATTATTTGACTTTGtgacttcatttatttattttgcattttgtgtatttctgttgGTCTTCTTCTGGATATAACAGCACGTAGTCCAGTCAGTCAAAATCAAAAGTCAAGTGAGTCCTGAAATGTTGTGGTAAATTCTCAAGTCAGAGGTCATACTTACACATCCCTCCTTTGTTGACCTTTTAGAGCTCACAGCAAAATTGTTATCTGTGATCATCTAACTGAAATCAGGACATGTCCCTCCTTAGACCTCAtgtcaagaaaaaacaataattagtattacaagaaacaagaaacaaattATACCCCTGTGGCCTCCCAAAGATAAATTTGTTTATGTCTCAATAATTAACTTATTTATCTAAAAGGCATACTGATGTTTTGTATTATTACCTTTTTGGATTTTTCTCTAACGCTTGATTTAATATCAATttgttcagacattcaaaattcaaaaattatctctgcttttctcttataaTCCGTCTATTATGATTATGCTCAAAtctgccaaataaataaatataaatgcacaaaagtgtaAATCAGGTACCTTTATTTTATCATATATTTTCATAAACAGGTTTTCAATTcattatgttttgctttttagcaGACCGGCAGCTCAATATTTGACACTTTGTCTTGTGtcttaagattaagattaagattaagatagtgtttatttgtcacatgcacagttatacacagtacaatgcacagtgaaatgtattttgtacctgcaaacatatatacacacacatataaataagaataaaaattttaaaaaagtaattcacactatacagttcagttcagtgtcAGTTCAGCTCTGTGTCAAAAAGTATTCACACAgactattttctttttactcCAACCTTTCTTTTTTAAGGTTTCACTAAAACTTAGTCCTGTCATAAaaactttttcttgaaatttgaCAAAAATCTCTTGTGAAAGCAATGACCCTCGAATAACTATATTTAACATAATTTGCATAGAATACCTCAATTTGGGATGATCAAGACATTAGTCTGATATACTGGCTTTGTTTTAGGAAAATCacttaaaaacaataaactgctgactccccccccccccccacccccccccccccccttttttttttttttttttgtagtgttaTGTCCTATATTGGTAGGTAATACTCACTTTGTATTAGGGGTAAACCTTAATCCTGAGAGCTTTTGACCTCCACACCCTAACCCTACCATCcatgccaaaaacaaacaacaacttgcagatgctggtcataaaatcggaatatcatgaaaaagttgatttatttcagtaattccactcaaaaagtaaaacttgtatattagattcattcattacagacagactgatatattgcaattgttttttcttttaattttgatgattataactgacaactaatgaaaaccccaaattcagtatcacAGAATATTAGAATATGTTGGCCAACTGagaagtatgagcatgaaaaatatgagcatgtacagccctcaatacttagttggggctccttttgcctggattactgcagcaatgcggcgtgacatggagtccatcagtctgtggcactgctcaggtgttatgagagcccaggttgctctgatagtggcctttagctcttctgaattgttgggtctggcgtatcacgtcttcctcttcacaatagcccatagatcttctatggggttaaggtcaggcgagttttctggccaattaagaacagggatagcATGGTCCTTAACttcctgagaccctgcgtccaaatatggggacattacattttggctttgctgcaccttatacttcaatctgctcaatagtgttttatacgtcgttaagtcatgttgttgtCCACATCTgagcagatttttcttttttcacaaaagtatgtaacaaccatacaacaaaatacaacttcctgttcaaagaggaagcttagtttatatacatatcaggtccatctaatcacaaatatctaggagaaattgaaaatgcatcgcaaacaggagctcaggtctcaggaggttaaagcaggtactggtagctttggcactgtgtgcaggtgccaagtcctgctggaaaatgaaatctgcatctccataaagttggtcagcagcaggaagcatgaagtgctcaaaagtttcctggtagatggctgcgttgaccttggacctcagaaaccacagcagaccaacaccagcagatgacatgtcAATGtggactctgtgcctctcctctcttcctccagactctgggaccttgatttccaaaggaaatgcaacattgactttgatcagagaacataactttggagcactcagcagcagtccagtcctttttgtctttagcccaggcgagacgcttctgacgccgtctctgttcaagagtggctcgacacgaggactgcgacagctgaaacccatgtctgcatacgtctgtgcgtggaacaatgcacatctagtgactgaaatttttgcccaaagctggtggagacataccctaaaagacttgcagctgtaattgcagcaaaaggtggtttcacaaagtattgactcaggggggctgaatacttctgcacaccgcacttttttagttttttatttgtaaaaaatgttttgaatcatgtataattttcattccacttcacaattgtgtaccactttgtgttggtctttcacattaaattccagtgaaatatatttatgtttgtagttgtaatgtgacaaaatatggaaaagttcaaggggtatgaatacttttgcaagccactgtaattGTCACAGTTGGTGACATCGCAGGGCCTACCGcacattttgtttggttttctatGCCATCCACCTTGTTATCAGAAGTTCAAAGCATGCCtctgatggtttggggtgcctcGGTGCCTATAGaatggcagcttgcacatctggaaaggcaccatcaatgctaaAAGGTATATACAGATTtcagagcaacatatgctcacATCCAGACGACTCTCAAAGGGGAACCTTGCCCTGTTTCAGCAAGAAAATGCTAAACCGCATCTTTATGGCTCTACAGTAGATTAGTCCAGCTGCTGAACTTGACTGCTTGCTCTCCAGAAGTTTAACCAACTGAAAATAATTGGTGCATCATGAAATGTAAAgtaaaaacatgacaatgacccaggactgttgagcagctagaatcctctatcagacaggAATAGataacattcctctcccaaaagggCAGCAAATGGTTTCCTCGGTTTCCTATTTGAAACTTGAATAGTTTCAAATAGTTTCCTGACTTTTACAGACTGTTGTTCTAttgtgaaaaggaaaaaaaaaaaaaaaaggatttatggCATTTGAAATTTATTGCATTTTGCTTTTACTTACATTTCACACAGTATCCCATACTTTTTAGGAATTTGCAACTTCAAATGTGATACAAATATGATGACCATAAAGATTCCATTTAATTTTGGCAAAGCTGTTGTATTTTGTCTGCCAGTTCCAAGCAGTGTAGGACCCTGACTTTCTCTTTCGTGAGCTCCTCCGGAGTCACTTGGCCTGCCAGCTTGGTAGAGAAGTGGATCAGGTCTTGCATAAAGATACCCACAGTCCCTCTTGGTGCAGTAGGAATTTGAGTCAAAGAGCCTGAGTCAAACTGAAAGTTGATGTTTTTTGCTCTGGGGAGGCCTGGTTGTCGTTCTTCAATCCATGTCAGAGGTCTAGATGGACACAgatgaaaaatgtttaaattatcACGCCATTTAACTCTCTCATCTGCTTTTTCATCATAACAACCAAGACACTGAAACACATCCCTGATCAATGGCTACCGCCACGGCCTGACATGCTGCTAAATCTTAAAATCCCCAATgaattacaatttaaaaaaaatactttatatGCTGCCCTATATGGcggcacggtggcatggtggttagcactgctggttcacagttagaatgacatctagaaggtctgcgtttgattccaccttggcccgagcctctctgtgtggagtttgcatgtttgccCTGTGTCCACgtggatttcctcccacagtccaaaaacatgcagttactggggttaggttaattgggctttctaaattgcccatgagtgtgaatgtgagagtgaatggttgtctgtctctctgtgttggccctgcgacaggctggcgacctgtacaggatgtaccctgcctctcgccctatgtcagctgggataggctccagcccccccacaaccctgaacaggaaaagcagaagagaatggatggatggacttttaaTTATTCCAGTTTGGTAAAATAGAGAAATAACTGGTTGTGATTGGTTAAATGTATGGTTTGCTGATTTGTGCTTGCATCATAACTCAAAGACAACGAACTAACCTGAAAAAAGTAAGGCTTCAAAGGGACTTGtggttttgattttgaaaaaTTGTCCCCATGAAAACCAGATCTGCAGCTACCAGAAGTTTCTCATGTTTAACTATGTTTAGAAGGCAACAAGAGAAATGTAGTTTCTGTGGTACACTTTTGCCGAAATCCCATTCTTCATATTTTGTCTCTAGTCCTCAATCTTATTTGTTGGCACTTATGGTGTTCCATATAGCGCAcatgtcaaactcaaggccagTGGGCCAGAACCGACCTGCGATATAATTATATTCGGCCCGTGAGATAATTTCATATGGCTGTTATTAATGGCCTGCCGGTAAAtagcgctcccaccacttatactacaaatcccatgATGCTCTGTAACAGGTCAAGACCTGCTCATTAACCCATTTTCCATGTTGCCAATAACAGATTGAtcagtggattaaaaaaaattggtcagaactttttacagtgacatttaagcagCCTGgcccccaaaaatggccaaatgaaaagtggaaaacagggattttccaaacaggtggaggcagaggacctgatcaCTGACCTCTGATGTCAGTGATCAACCTTTGTCACCTGCGATGTGTTGAGAAAAGAGTGgtttggtgggacagatacgagagaagatgcagagggagacctgcacaggtgagctgacagtgcatcactgtgtCACGCAGCAGGAAATGCTGCGCAGCCaagtcctgaagacacaacGGGCTATAAGCACCaaaactttataagaggcaaagggtTAAATCActagcagtttcagtcttttctggacgAAAAGAGCTTCTGAATGTGGTGACACGCCTTATCACAAAGGTGCGctgagctacctgaggaaatctgtcagttcgtagaaagtaaagtaaaagcctcagcagggctccgggatgaaaggtggctgtgtgagtcaGCCTTTCGCTGCGACATAATGAAGCATGAGCTACCTGACGAAATGCATGtgttaaacctgcagcttcagggcaGGACCGTGTGATTAGGCATCattaccaaaaaagaaaaagtcagcaagtctccactgctgtgtttgcagctgcgttTTTCACTGAGAAACTTGACAGTGTGCAGTTTACGCAGCATTTTTTCCGACTTTGATGCTCAGAAGTTCACATCACAGATTTTACCTGAAAAAGTAGTGGTTGCTTTgccctctgaaaaaaaaaaaccctgacagTCTGTAGGGAATAGAGGAAAAATAGGAATTAGATCCTACATGCAGACCAATACATTTCATATACCTGTTGTCAGAAGTTATCAACTTTGCAGTCATCTTGCTGTAGCCATTAGTAGAGTCCTCCTCCAATGCTGCTGCAGTTACTGAAAGCTCACCGAACAAGTCAACCAGCCACGTGAGGCGAGCAATGCCACTGAATGCTGGGAAACCAAATCCAGGCTTCAGAGCTCCACCTTGAACAAATTACAGCATTCACATTATTTCAACAGAGCTTCCTAAAGACCTACATTAGACACTTTACAAGTGTTTTCAACACAGTGTGTTGTCTCATTTTATATCATTTCatatatgaatttttttttttttacactacaaGTGCTGCTCAAAACAGTGCTGTTTTGCATACCAATGATATACTATACATCTATTCAAAATGAGATTATTTATCCCCAGATCATATCAAACTGATTTCAGATAAGTAGGTAACTACACTCCTCTGCAACACATAGCATATTTAGAGTTCTCATATTGATCTGGTTTTGACTGGTTGTACTACTGTCCACAAGCAGGGACATAACTGCTgagtaaaaatataaacttaACTGAAGCCCTAGTTCTTCCTTTGCACACTGATTTtaagatctgattttttttttttaataaaattaaaatcactGCATCCCTCCCATCTCTTACCAGTAAAATGAAGAGTACCTTCCTGCAAGGTTTTTCCCTCTACCTCTCTCTTCAGTTGTTTGTAGTCCTCTGATAGCAGTTCAATGTGTTCTTCATGGAGAATCAcccctgacaaacacacacagttgccGACAGCAGAATCAGTTGCAAAAATGTTTAcaacccaattccaaaaatgttggagcactatataaataaaaacagaatacaatgatTTGTGAATATCATACCCATTCACGAAAAACATTGAAAACATCAAATGcttaaaatgggaaaatgtaccacttaagaaaaatattttgatttgaaaagttgggacagggcatGGACCAGACCATGTGTAGcacctcctcttttttttttttttttttaaacaatacttTATGTGTGGGAATTGAGGGAACCAGTTGCTTGACTTTGGGAAGACAAATGTTCCATTCtgttatttcacattttattatgAACCAATTGTTTGCtattggtgaaaggtctggactgcaggcaggccagttcagcatctTGACTCTTCTACTACAAAGTCATGTAATAAACACAGTATGGGGTTTAACATCGCCTTCCCTCAGAAAGatgtcatctggatgggagcatatcttactctaaaacctgtatataccttttaGCATTGATGATGCCTTTCCAGATATGCAAGCTTCTAGTTCGACAGGCACTGCTCTCCTTTTTAGTCCAGAGGATACAGCATCCAAATTTtccaaaaaataatttcaaattttgatttgtttgatcacaacagtttttcactttgcctcagtcaattttaaatgagttttctccaagagaagatggcagcatttctggatcatgttcacaaaTGGCTGGTTCGTCACAACTGCATTAGTGGATGGcacatccacaaatgcaggttaaagtaAAACTGTGAACAGTTTTACTTTAACTATTCAATGTCTATGAATAGTGGTTCACTGGCACAGTGAACCACTATTCATAGACATTGCTTTCtgaaagtgttcctgagccagtGGTTCCCATGACAGAATTATGCCTGTTTTAATGCAGGGCCTGAAGATCAGAGGCATCCAGTCCTGTTTGGAATCTactgatgttttttgttgtttttttgcggagtggtgaacctctgcctatTTTTagttctgagaaactctgcctctctaagatatTGTTTTAAATACCCAATCTTGTTACTGACCtgttccaattaacctaattagttgcaaaatgttactgcagctgcttctttttAGTATTACTTTTTCCAACCTTTTGTTATCCCagcccaacttttttgagatatgTTGTTGCCAAATTCACCATTTACTATTCCCGATTTactaatgagacaaaacaacatGTGAGCACAATGCCCAAATAGCGCTGATAGGATTTGTGTGTGATTTACAAGTGTTGTGCCATTTTCTAAACACAGTTGTTGTCAGTTCATTTCAATATAGCATACACAATCTGTCATGAGCTGTGCAAGTTAGCATTTATTACAAGTTAGGGATAAACCAGAAATGCCGGAATGCTAAAAGTTTCTTTCTGTGTTCTGTAACTGGTGGTGTCAACAGAAAGTGCAACAATTTTGCTATACTGGATTTGtttagtaaaaataaataaatggatttgTATGCATGCTTCATCAAAGAGTCTACATGCTCTTGATACTGTGTATCATGGAGCATTAAGATTTATCTTAAACTCTAAGGCTCTTACTCATCGTTTGCTGTATGACTGTGCCAGATGACCCTCCCTTCAGGTTCACAGATTCAAACATTGGTGCGTTCGTGTGTACTAGGTTTGCTTCCCTCCTACCTTCAGACCCACTTGCAACAGAAGAGTTCAGGTCCTTACACTCTGAGGTCTCAGaattgtttgttgttgtctgtTCCTAGGGACAGATCTGAGACAGGCAAAAAAAGCATTCCAATTCGTTCTACTGCTCCTTCTACATGGAATGAAATTCAAAAGGACCTCAGACTTAAGGACCTGGTCTCAATGTGTGAGTTTAAGGCACTTTTAAATAACCTGCCAATGACTGCAATGAGCTGtagatgttttgtttaatttttaatgacatttttagacttttagactttttaaaaatttatttatccTTTTGACCTGTAtgattgttttctgtgtatATTTGTCATACCCAGAAcacacttgaaaaagagattttaatctcagtgtgtttttcttcctgttaaataaa
This window harbors:
- the blvra gene encoding biliverdin reductase A, translated to QFLFTITAALILTKNTPTSCLRKFLQAQKHVCVEYPMTMNYKAAVELWDLAEEKGVILHEEHIELLSEDYKQLKREVEGKTLQEGTLHFTGGALKPGFGFPAFSGIARLTWLVDLFGELSVTAAALEEDSTNGYSKMTAKLITSDNRPLTWIEERQPGLPRAKNINFQFDSGSLTQIPTAPRGTVGIFMQDLIHFSTKLAGQVTPEELTKEKVRVLHCLELADKIQQLCQN